From Pseudoleptotrichia goodfellowii, a single genomic window includes:
- a CDS encoding glycoside hydrolase family 88 protein: MELNEKTIKRYSEDIELSKEILYGALHNALSKIDKNIEYFINLFPRPASVNNIYPGILNGGEWDDWTSGFWTGILWLAYEITKEEKYKKVAEFQLKSYKERIKNKNAVDHHDLGFLYIPSAVAQYKTTKSEEAKTTGIMAAEHLITRFREKGEFIQAWGVLGNPDNHRLIIDCNLNIPLLFWASEVTGEKKYREIAEKHVNTAAGTVVREDGSTFHTYYFDVETGKPLRGSTAQGSSDDSAWARGQAWGVYGFPLAYKYLKNEKFVSLYKKVTNYFLNKLPEDDICYWDLAFDDTSGEEKDTSAAAIAICGILEMDKNLSDTDKNKKVYMNAAKHMMKSLIEKYTTKDLRESNGLLKEAVYSKPHGIGVNECCIWGDYFYMEALVRFLKQDLKIYW, translated from the coding sequence ATGGAACTAAATGAAAAAACAATAAAAAGATATTCTGAAGATATCGAACTTTCAAAAGAAATCTTATATGGAGCTTTGCATAATGCACTGAGTAAAATAGATAAAAATATTGAATACTTTATAAATTTATTTCCTAGACCGGCAAGTGTAAATAACATTTATCCAGGAATACTTAACGGAGGCGAATGGGACGACTGGACAAGCGGTTTCTGGACAGGAATACTATGGCTTGCTTATGAGATAACAAAAGAAGAAAAATATAAAAAAGTAGCTGAATTTCAGTTGAAGAGTTACAAAGAAAGAATAAAAAATAAAAATGCCGTTGATCATCATGATTTGGGATTTTTGTACATACCGTCTGCTGTGGCTCAGTATAAAACAACAAAAAGTGAAGAAGCCAAGACAACAGGAATAATGGCTGCTGAACATTTGATAACAAGATTCAGAGAAAAAGGAGAATTTATTCAGGCTTGGGGGGTATTGGGAAATCCCGATAATCATAGATTGATAATAGACTGTAATCTCAATATACCGTTGCTCTTCTGGGCAAGTGAAGTTACAGGAGAAAAAAAATATAGAGAAATAGCCGAAAAGCATGTAAATACAGCAGCAGGAACTGTAGTTAGAGAAGACGGATCAACTTTTCATACTTATTATTTTGATGTTGAAACGGGAAAACCGTTAAGAGGAAGTACGGCACAGGGAAGTTCTGACGATTCTGCATGGGCAAGAGGTCAGGCATGGGGAGTTTACGGATTCCCATTAGCTTATAAATACTTAAAAAATGAAAAGTTTGTAAGTTTGTATAAAAAAGTAACAAATTATTTCCTGAACAAATTGCCTGAAGATGATATTTGTTACTGGGATCTTGCTTTTGATGATACTTCGGGAGAAGAAAAAGATACATCGGCAGCGGCAATAGCCATTTGCGGAATACTGGAAATGGATAAAAATTTATCAGATACTGATAAAAACAAAAAAGTATATATGAATGCTGCGAAGCATATGATGAAATCTCTCATAGAAAAATACACTACAAAAGATTTGAGGGAATCTAACGGACTACTAAAAGAAGCTGTGTATAGTAAACCTCATGGAATAGGAGTAAATGAATGTTGTATATGGGGGGATTACTTTTATATGGAGGCTTTAGTCAGATTTTTGAAACAGGATTTAAAAATTTATTGGTAA